One window of the Triticum dicoccoides isolate Atlit2015 ecotype Zavitan chromosome 3B, WEW_v2.0, whole genome shotgun sequence genome contains the following:
- the LOC119276781 gene encoding putative ubiquitin-conjugating enzyme E2 38 codes for MAEGSSRSYPFGGSLVLDDPEVVEVPPEVAAGWNSVRQKRKRAQVAPHEIIELDADDDHDGVTIIDAKTSDYKNKQAVGHPVNCWKNAKIGLAAEDIALPSAISAKVVYPWDGLGTYHGGPKLPIYGLPTDFAGPSSFASYPWQSVGTYHTGTLPPAYFDDVLGAVGEEHYAYDEGDFSNYSYNTPLMENDSSFNLNVDHYGFPPSVGLYLPRGHVAPADSTQQRQQVKIVESEIEEKYKAFKQFDTVGDHSDHFYLKFRTVKKPSKDWVKRIQHEWKVLGKDLPDTIFVRAYEDRMDLLRAVIVGPAGTPYHDGLFFFDVYFPSQYPCKPPQVNYRSGGLRLNPNLYACGKVCLSLLNTWTGSGCEMWNRSTSTMLQVLVSIQALVLNAKPYFNEPGHSMYANTPLGEKQSLAYNEETFLLSCRTMLYSLRNPPKHFEHFIGGHFRKYGRDILVGCKAYMGGAQVGCLAGDGVQDVDEGDKSCSQNFKCSLEILFKGLINEFTDLGVGCHEFQAQVVNSGAAADTTLRL; via the exons ATGGCGGAGGGATCTTCCAG GAGCTATCCCTTCGGGGGAAGCTTGGTGTTGGACGACCCGGAGGTCGTCGAGGTGCCGCCGGAGGTCGCCGCCGGATGGAACTCCGTCCGCCAGAAGCGGAAGCGGGCCCAG GTTGCTCCTCATGAAATAATCGAACTtgatgctgatgatgatcatgacggagTTACAATCATTGATGCAAAGACATCGGATTACAAGAATAAACAAGCTGTTGGTCATCCTGTAAATTGCTGGAAGAATGCAAAG ATTGGCTTGGCAGCCGAGGACATTGCTTTGCCAAGTGCTATTTCTGCCAAAGTTGTTTATCCATGGGATGGCCTGGGAACATACCATGGAGGTCCCAAACTTCCAATTTATGGCTTGCCTACGGATTTTGCTGGCCCAAGTTCTTTTGCTTCTTATCCATGGCAAAGCGTAGGAACTTACCATACAGGTACATTGCCTCCAGCTTATTTTGATGATGTTTTGGGGGCAGTTGGAGAGGAACACTACGCTTATGATGAAGGTGATTTCAGTAACTATAGTTACAACACCCCTTTGATGGAAAACGATAGCAGCTTTAACTTGAATGTGGATCATTACGGCTTTCCACCTAGTGTGGGGTTGTATTTACCAAGGGGACATGTGGCCCCTGCTGATTCAACGCAGCAGCGGCAGCAAGTTAAGATTGTGGAAAGTGAAATTGAGGAAAAGTATAAGGCATTTAAGCAGTTTGATACTGTTGGTGACCACAGtgatcacttttatttgaagtttcgGACCGTGAAGAAG CCATCAAAGGACTGGGTGAAGAGAATTCAGCATGAATGGAAAGTTCTAGGGAAAGATTTACCAG ATACAATATTTGTAAGAGCTTATGAGGACAGAATGGACCTGCTTAGAGCTGTCATAGTTGGGCCTGCAGGCACTCCTTACCATGACGGGTTGTTCTTTTTTGATGTCTATTTCCCTTCCCAGTATCCATGTAAACCTCCT CAAGTGAATTACCGCTCTGGAGGTCTGCGGCTTAATCCAAATCTCTATGCCTGTGGGAAAGTCTGCCTTAGCCTCTTAAACACATGGACTGGTAGTGGGTGTGAGATGTGGAACCGATCCACTTCAACTATGTTGCAGGTCCTGGTCTCTATTCAAGCCTTGGTGCTGAATGCTAAACCTTATTTCAATGAACCTGGTCATTCGATGTATGCTAACACACCCCTTGGGGAGAAGCAGTCCCTGGcttataatgaagagacttttctgCTATCCTGTAGAACCATGCTGTATTCTCTTCGCAATCCACCAAAG CATTTTGAGCACTTCATTGGTGGACATTTCCGGAAGTATGGGCGTGACATCCTCGTAGGATGCAAAGCTTACATGGGTGGTGCCCAAGTTGGATGCCTTGCTGGAGACGGAGTGCAAGATGTTGACGAGGGTGACAAAAGctgctcacaaaatttcaagtgCTCGCTAGAGATATTATTTAAGGGTCTCATTAACGAATTCACCGATTTAGGAGTAGGTTGCCATGAATTCCAAGCCCAGGTTGTGAACTCTGGAGCTGCAGCAGACACCACATTAAGGCTATAA